GGCGAGCGTCGTGATGTGTCCCTCGTCGAGGTGACACATCAGTCCGCCGTATCCGACCAGCGTCTTCCCCGAGTACGCGACCAGATAGTGACGCGATGTCCGCTGCGCCAGCTCCGAGAAGAACAGCGCCGCGCTCCACGGCCGCGGGTACACCGATCGCTCGATCCCGAGCACGTCCCGGACGTGCCGGCGCCGCATCGGCGACAGCACGATCGGAGACGGGTAGGGGGGCGGTTCGGCCGGTGCTCGCGCCATCAGTTCTCGCTCCCGGTCTCCACGGGGGGACCCTCGTCGGTCTTCCTCTTCGCTATCTTCACCCGA
The Actinomycetota bacterium genome window above contains:
- a CDS encoding ribosomal-protein-alanine N-acetyltransferase, whose product is MARAPAEPPPYPSPIVLSPMRRRHVRDVLGIERSVYPRPWSAALFFSELAQRTSRHYLVAYSGKTLVGYGGLMCHLDEGHITTLA